CGATTTTCTTCACATTTTGGCGAAAATTTGATATAATTATCTTATGCCTCAGTAGCTCAATTGGATAGAGCGGCTCCGTCCTAAGGAGAAGGTTATAGGTTCGATTCCTGTCTGGGGTACCATTTTTTATGAAAGCAACAACTGATAAACAACTTTTCGAAGGCCAAAGAGATGGAGAAGAACTTCTCTTTATTTTTCGAAAGCATATAATTTCGATGCGAAAGGGCTTTTATTTGTTTTTTTGTATTTTTGCCATTTCTTGCTTGCCGACTTTTATTCTGCTTGAGATGTGGGCACTCTGGATTGCTCTGGGCGGATTTTTGCTAGGACTTTTAATCTTCGGCTATCATTTTATGAAGTGGTATTTCTCTATTTGGATTGTGTCTGATCAGAGAATACGACAGATTTCTCAAAAAGGCATGTTCTCGCGAGAAGTTATGGACTTGCCGATTTCTAAAATCCAGAGTGTTAACTATAAAGTTGGTGGATTTTTTGCGGAGATTTTTCACTTTGGAGTTTTGAATATTTTGACAATTGTGGGTGATCTGACTATCGAAAATGTAGATCATCCAGCGGAAATTTACAATAAAATTCAAGACATTTTGGGAGAGGTAAAACAGGAGGATTATGGAGTTTAAGAATAAAATTAAGAGTAAAATTGTTAAAAAGCCCGTTTCTGAGAAAAAGGTTTCACCAGTTACCAACAGAACGCTCGAAACTGAACGCAAAGAAGTGCTAAAAAATGCGCAAAAATTCAAATATCCAGTTCAGTATAGCAAGCATAAATTGGTTATTAACACCTTGATTATTTCTTTTATACTTGGGTTGGCTGGATTGGCCTTTGTTACTTTGCGGCTCTACGCGGCACAAGATACTGGGACTTTTATTTATCGAATTTCTAAATTTTTACCTTTTTATTCGGTTGCGCAAATTGATGGCGAAAATGTCCGCTACTCAGATTATCTGATGGAATATCGCGCCAATATGACCTTGACTGATACTAAAAAGGGTGCTTTGGAGGTCGATTCTGACTTCAAATCTCGCAGTAATCGCTTCAAGAAAAGTGCAATGGATAACTCTCTTAAAAATGCTCTTGCCCTCAAAATTGCCCGAGAAAATAATATCAAGGTTTCCGATCAGGAGATTGCAGAGCGGATTGCCGAGCAGAGAAAGTCCTCCACTCGAGAGATTTCAGAGAAGGATTTCTATGCAAGCATCGCTGCCAATTACGGACTCTCGCCTCAAGAGTATCGACGGATGTTTGTTGAACTTCCACTTTATAGAAGTAAAGTCTCGGCCTTTTTAGATAAAGATGCCGAAGCATTAAAAAATCAAGTTACAGAATTCCTTTCTAAGAATGAAAATTCTTTCGAAAAGTTGGCTGCTAATTTCGTTAATAAAATCGAAGTTGGCAAAAGCGGCAATGTCCGTCACTCTAACATTGATGGTGGTCGCACTCGCACTGCACTCGATCTCAAGGTTGGTGAAACTTCAAAGCCATTTATCTCTAAATCTGGCGATGGCTATTATGTCGTGAAACTTATTTCTAAAACAGATACAGAAGTAAGTTATGAATATGCTAAAATACCATTTTCTGCTTTTGAAAATAAATTTACAGCACTAAAAAATGACGGCAAAATTCAAGAATTTATTAAAATAGAAGGGCGATAATTGCTCTTCTATTATATTTTCGAAAAAAGGTCTTGAATTGTTAAACGATATTTGGTAAAATTAAATAGTTATGCGCTCGTGGTATAGTTGGCCTAGTACGCCTCCCTGTCACGGAGGAGATCGCCGGTTCGAATCCGGTCGGGCGCGCCAAATAGATAGATAATCGCTTACAAGAAATTGTGGCGATTTTATTTTGAAAATTGAAATTTTTTGCTCCATATGTTATAATTTTAACTATGCCGATGTAGCTCAGTTGGTAGAGCAACGCATTCGTAACGCGTAGGTCAGCGGTTCAATCCCGCTCATCGGCTCCAAGAGGTAGATTATGAAATTATTTGATGAAATTAAACAAAATTTTAAGGCGTTAATTAAAGATCGTTTGATGTTTTTGATAGTTTTGGCGGTTTTTGTCGCTGGAATTATCTTCTTCTTTAATATTTTGAGTCAAGTTCAAGTTTATGAAAGACTGATATATTCTCGATTTACGATTTTTGGTGGCGAGCGATTTTATAAAGACGCTTGGTTTTATCGAGTGGCTGTGGCTTGCTTAGGCTTATTTATCGCAATTTTCCACCCAATTATTATCGCTAAATTTTACAAAACTTCTGGTAGAAGAATGGCAATCCTTGCGTCAATTTTTAGCCTAATAGTGGTAGTTTTGGGCTTAATAATTGTAAATATTGCGATTAAAGGTATCCCTAATTAATGAAATCAGATATTGAAATCCCGCAGGGTAAGAGAACTAAGTTCTATAGATTTTTTGAGATTTTGCCGGCTTTTTTGAGTTATTCTGCTGTGATTTTAATGGTGGTTTTGTCTATTTTTTCTCCACTTTGGGCGAGCATTTATTTACTTTTGATAATTTCTACGCTCTTGGTTAAGGCCTTTGGGATTGGATATAGGACACTTTTTGGCTATAAAAAATTGGTAAAAGCGATAAATGTAGACTGGAATGTGCGCCTACTTTCTCTTGAGAATCCTAAAAAATCTTATGAAGAACTTCGAAACGAGGATTTTTCTCTTAAAACGGAGTTCGAGATTGATAAACATCGCCAGAATCTCTGCAGAATTGCCGCTCACGAAAACGAATTTCCTAAGCCTTCCGAGATTATTAACGCCGTAATCATCGCTGCCTACAACGAGCCTTACGAGGTGATTGAGCCAACAATTCAATCTGTTTTGAGGACAACTTACTCTAATGATAGTTTGGTTGTTTTTTTGGCTTACGAAGAAAGAGGCGGTGCGGAAATCGAAAAAACCGCCCACCGACTCAAAAAAGAGTTTGGTGATAAATTCAAAGATTTTGAAATTGTAAAGCACCCGCGAGATTTGCCGAATGAAGTTGTGGGAAAGGGCGGAAATATCACTTACGCTGGCAAAAAACTAGCGGAATATTGTAAAAAACACGAAATTCCGTTTGAAAATGTTCTCGTAACTACGCTTGACAGCGATAATAAGCCACACGCGGAGTATTTTTCTGCTGCAACTTATGAATTTATTGTTAATCGTGAACGAAAGCACTTATCATATCAGCCGGTTTCTCTATTCTTGAATAATATCTGGGACGCTCCTGCACCGATGCGTGTTTTGGCGACAGGTAACTCTTTCTGGAATATTATTGTGGCGATGCGCCCACACCTACTCAGAAATTTTGCATCACACTCCCAGCCTCTCGACGCTCTGGTAGAAATGAATTTTTGGAGTACTAGAACAATTGTTGAAGATGGACATCAGTTTTGGCGAAGTTACTTTCATTTTGAAGGCAAATATGCAGTGGTTCCAATAATGATTCCAATTTATCAGGATGCTGTTTTGAGTGAGACTTTACCCAAGACTTTGAAGGCGCAATTTGTCCAACTTAGGCGATGGATGTATGGTGCGAGCGATGTACCATATGTGGCTTCTCATCTTTTTACTAAAGATAGAAAAGTTCCGTTTTGGGACGCTCTGGCTAAATTTTGGCGCTTGCTGGAGGGGCATGTTTCTATGGTGTATCAGGCACCGCTTACCGCTTTTGGTGGTTGGATTCCGCTTTTAATAAACACTTCTGCTTCGAGGAGTCTTGTTGCGCACCAGTTGCCCAATATTATTAGTTATATCCAGCAGATCGCGGTTTTTGGTCTTTTCATTACTATTTTTGTTAGTCTTAAAATGTTGCCACCCAAGCCGGAGAGATATAAGAGAAGAAGAACACTGTTTATGGTCTTGCAATGGTTACTGATGCCTTTTACGTCGTTGTTTTACGGCTCTGCGGCGGCGGCGTATTCTCAGTGGCGCTTGGCGAGCGGGCGCTATCTCGACAAATTTGATGTTACGCAAAAAGGCACAATCGCGGATATTGAGCGAGCCAAGTTGAGTAAGAGGCGAAAAAAGCAAAGAAAATAGCCAAGGCATACTCTATTTACCAGCCATCAGGGCTGGTTTTGTTTTTATTTAGCATTCTTTAGCGTGTCGAAGGCTATAAGTTAGTTATTGAAAATTTGTTCGTTTTTGGCTAAAAATCTAAAAAATAAAACATCAGTTTTGTCAAGAGAACAAAAATAAACCGTTTCACACAAAATATATCACGGAGCGGGTAAAAGTATAAATCAAAATCGAAAAAGATTGTGGAAATCTTGTCGAAAACGATGGAAAAAGTTAGGGTTTTGTGGTAAAATAAAAATGTCTCAAAAATAAATTTAATACATTTCGAAAAGCGTTTTTTCGCGTGGTGCTGAGCCTTTAGAATAGGGCGCCCTGCGCGAGATTAAATTTGAATATTTAGGGTTTAGACTCGAAATGTATGAGAATTTTTGAGACACCTCGCAAAGGGTGTCCTATTTTAATTCTCATACGGTCTTTCGCTTATCGAGAAGAAAGGATTTTCGTGGCGAATCAAAATCTCACACGGGCAAAAAAGGTTAAGAATGATGAATTCTACACGCAATATGATGATATAGAGAAAGAATGCGAGAGATATCGAGACCAATTTTATGATAAAGTAATTTACTGTAATTGCGACGATCCCGAGAGCAGTAATTTTTTCTTGTATTTTGCTAATAATTTTAATTTCTTTGGCATTAAAAAACTTATCACTACTCACTACGACGCAGACAAACCAACATACAAGTTGGAGTTATATAAAGATATTAACGATGATGGCTTTGTGGATAGTCGAGATATTGTCAAAACTCCGCTTAAAGGTAACGGCGATTTTCGCAATCAAGAAAGTATAGAACTACTTAAAGAGGCGGATATTGTTATAACTAATCCACCATTTTCGCTTTTTAGGGAGTATGTTGCTCAACTTGTTGAGTTTGATAAAAAGTTTTTGATTATGGGTAATAATAATTCCGTTGCGGCAAAAGAAGTGCTTAAGTTGATAAAAAACAATAAAATATGGCTCGGATATGGAGTGAATAAAACAATGGAATTCGTATTGAGTGATAAATATGAAAAATGGAGCCGGATTGAAAATGGCGTAAAATATGGCAAAGTGCCTGCGATTTCTTGGTTTACTAATCTCGAAACAGAAAAACGCCACCAAGAATTGATTTTATATAGAAATACACGCCCGAAGAATTTCCAAAATACGATAATTATGATGCGATTGAAGTTTCGAAAGTTGTTGATATTCCAAGAGATTATGACGGGGTCATGGGTGTTCCTATTACTTTTCTTGATAAATTCAATCCTGAGCAGTTCGAGATTCTAGGAGTGTGTGAAAACGAGGATCTGTATAACCTTAAAACTCGTGTATATACTAATGAAGAAAAGAAAGAGGCTTATTTTAATAAATTCAAGAAAATTGGTCAATATGATTTGAATGCTAGTGGTGTTTTGCTGAAAAATGGGATGCTAGAAAAGATGTACTCAAGAATTTTAATAAAAAACAAGAAAGTGAGTAAATAATGAAAATTGAACTTC
This sequence is a window from bacterium. Protein-coding genes within it:
- a CDS encoding PH domain-containing protein codes for the protein MKATTDKQLFEGQRDGEELLFIFRKHIISMRKGFYLFFCIFAISCLPTFILLEMWALWIALGGFLLGLLIFGYHFMKWYFSIWIVSDQRIRQISQKGMFSREVMDLPISKIQSVNYKVGGFFAEIFHFGVLNILTIVGDLTIENVDHPAEIYNKIQDILGEVKQEDYGV
- a CDS encoding peptidylprolyl isomerase — its product is MEFKNKIKSKIVKKPVSEKKVSPVTNRTLETERKEVLKNAQKFKYPVQYSKHKLVINTLIISFILGLAGLAFVTLRLYAAQDTGTFIYRISKFLPFYSVAQIDGENVRYSDYLMEYRANMTLTDTKKGALEVDSDFKSRSNRFKKSAMDNSLKNALALKIARENNIKVSDQEIAERIAEQRKSSTREISEKDFYASIAANYGLSPQEYRRMFVELPLYRSKVSAFLDKDAEALKNQVTEFLSKNENSFEKLAANFVNKIEVGKSGNVRHSNIDGGRTRTALDLKVGETSKPFISKSGDGYYVVKLISKTDTEVSYEYAKIPFSAFENKFTALKNDGKIQEFIKIEGR
- a CDS encoding glycosyltransferase family 2 protein; translation: MKSDIEIPQGKRTKFYRFFEILPAFLSYSAVILMVVLSIFSPLWASIYLLLIISTLLVKAFGIGYRTLFGYKKLVKAINVDWNVRLLSLENPKKSYEELRNEDFSLKTEFEIDKHRQNLCRIAAHENEFPKPSEIINAVIIAAYNEPYEVIEPTIQSVLRTTYSNDSLVVFLAYEERGGAEIEKTAHRLKKEFGDKFKDFEIVKHPRDLPNEVVGKGGNITYAGKKLAEYCKKHEIPFENVLVTTLDSDNKPHAEYFSAATYEFIVNRERKHLSYQPVSLFLNNIWDAPAPMRVLATGNSFWNIIVAMRPHLLRNFASHSQPLDALVEMNFWSTRTIVEDGHQFWRSYFHFEGKYAVVPIMIPIYQDAVLSETLPKTLKAQFVQLRRWMYGASDVPYVASHLFTKDRKVPFWDALAKFWRLLEGHVSMVYQAPLTAFGGWIPLLINTSASRSLVAHQLPNIISYIQQIAVFGLFITIFVSLKMLPPKPERYKRRRTLFMVLQWLLMPFTSLFYGSAAAAYSQWRLASGRYLDKFDVTQKGTIADIERAKLSKRRKKQRK
- a CDS encoding adenine-specific methyltransferase EcoRI family protein, translated to MANQNLTRAKKVKNDEFYTQYDDIEKECERYRDQFYDKVIYCNCDDPESSNFFLYFANNFNFFGIKKLITTHYDADKPTYKLELYKDINDDGFVDSRDIVKTPLKGNGDFRNQESIELLKEADIVITNPPFSLFREYVAQLVEFDKKFLIMGNNNSVAAKEVLKLIKNNKIWLGYGVNKTMEFVLSDKYEKWSRIENGVKYGKVPAISWFTNLETEKRHQELILYRNTRPKNFQNTIIMMRLKFRKLLIFQEIMTGSWVFLLLFLINSILSSSRF
- a CDS encoding adenine-specific methyltransferase EcoRI family protein is translated as MEVSKVVDIPRDYDGVMGVPITFLDKFNPEQFEILGVCENEDLYNLKTRVYTNEEKKEAYFNKFKKIGQYDLNASGVLLKNGMLEKMYSRILIKNKKVSK